Genomic DNA from Desulforegula conservatrix Mb1Pa:
TCATCATCATCAATTTCTCCGGCATCAGAGAGATCATCCGCTTCCTCTTCTTCAGGTTCAGGTTCAGTAAGATCAACGACACGTTCAATTTTCTTTTCCTCAACAGGAGCTGATTTTTCAGGAGGCTTAACAGGCTCAGAAATTATTTCTGGCTCTATAACCGGTGCAGGTTCAGGCTCAGGTTGATCTTCGACCTTGGGTTCTTCTTTTATTTCTGGCTCTTCGGCGGCTATATCAGCAGCCTCTTCAGTTATTTCAGGCACAACCGGCTTTTCAGGCTCTTTTCCAGGTGCTACAATTGTTTCTTCTTTTTCGGCCCGAACTTCAGTTCCAACGACTGATGGTTTAAAAACTTCGCCAGGCGCTTTTTCCGTTGTTTTTTCCGGAGCCTGTTGTTTTTGCCTCGGAAAAACTTCCCTGATTTTTATCTGCTCACTACCGCCTGCACCATAGCGGGAAATGAAAGAAGGTTTATTAGATACGTCACCTTTTAATGCCTTAAGAGTTTCAAGGCGTTCACGATAAGCCTTTTGCATATCCTCTGCAAGCATGGGATTTATATTTTGCTGACTGACCTGACGCCTGAGATTCTCTTTCTGTGAATGCGCAAATGTCTGTTTGGAGAGAGCAACACCCTGCGAAAAAAGGGTCTGCTGCAGATACATTCTTGCGTCTTCCAGCTTCCTTCTGCCAGTTACGACTTCAGTAATTGTCTGAACAATATAACCGACAAGATTAAGGCCCTTCATTCCAGGAAAAAGATTGTCAAGAAAAGCTACAAGCGTAAAAGCGGAAATATTGGCAAAAAACCTGTCATTGGCATCCTTTTCCACATAACCGCACTGGGCAAGAGACTGAAGAGCAGCAAGCATATCGTCATCAACGTCAAGCCCTAATTCCTCCAGATCTTCAAGAAAAGATTCCATACTGTAACGTGGAGGCGGTGTATTGCCATGGGGATTCTGGATTTCCCTCTCTCTTTCCACAAGTATCAAAAGGCAGGTAATTGTAGCGATATTAAAAGAAAGGGCCGCAGCAGTAAGATCTATCTCTATAAGCTTTGAAATCTGCTCAACAAGGACTTCATCAAGCTGCACTCTAATTTTTGAAAAATCTGAAATGTTGTACTCTGAATCTTCACTCATAATTATCAGACCATTTTTATTTTATTATTGAAATTTTTGAAAAAACTCAGGAATTGTTTATTTCTGAAATCATGCCGGCAATTTCAGATGCAATGGAGTTGACTCCTGCATCAGCAGGTTTCTCATCAATTACTGGGTCTGGCGTTTCAGATTCAGTCTTTTCTTGCTCTACAATATTCCTTTCTTTTTCATCCCCAGCTGCAGTCAATTTCAGGCAATTGCCTTTTCTGTCAAACACAACGGACAGGGTTATCTTTACATCAAAATCAAGCTTGTAAGCAATCTGGCTGTCAAATACGGTCAGATCCCCGTTCCTGAACTCTACATCATCCTGGAGACCGATATTGTGTTTTTCTCTGAGAAGTTTCTCTATTGCACTCCAGTCCAGCTCTCCGGTTATGGAGTCTATAAGTTCTTTCTCACTGTTTTTTATTGATTCGGAATCAGTAATCTTCATGAAAATCCTCCACACCTAATCATAATTCACGCCATAATTCCCTGCAAAATTCCAGATAAGAAATCGATGCGGGACTTAAAATATCATTAAAACAAAAAGGAGTTTGAAATTTTTCATTATTATCCATGATATTTTCATATGGAATGAAAACCTTAAAAATATGGTTATTCAGATCTGCGGGCCAAGGTTTGAGAGATGATTCAAGCGGTATTGAATGGCCCCATGTAAGAATTCCCTTAATATTTATCTTTTTTTTAAAGCGTTTGTTTATTTGAAAAATTGTCAACAAAAGTCTCTGAATTGCCTTAAGATTAAATTCGTTGCTTTTATTAACAATTATGACATCTTCGCAAACAGCAAGCGCAGAAGTACTCAAAAAATCCATTTTTGAAGGAATATCCAAAATAACGAATTCATATTCCTTTGAAAGTGATTTTATAAATATTTCAAATACTTTTTCTGTCTTAGAACAAACCCCGGCAATGTTTTTAAAAAAAGAGCTTTCTTCAAAACCTGAAGGTATAAAATCAGTAAAAGGATATAAACGTTCAAAAACGACCTTATTTTCTGTTATCCCGGCTTTTAATTGATTTGAAACTTCCGAGTTACTGTCAAAATCCACTACAAGATTTTTTTTCTCATATATAGACAATGAAGCTGCCAGATTCAAAGAAACAGTAGTTTTTCCTGAACCAGGAGTAAGGCCTGCTATTGCTATTATTTTAGACATTCAGAAATAGTGATTTTATAAGTTATGTTTATTTATATTCTATAAAATCTTTATATTAAACACAATGTTTTTACAATATAATTAGAAATGAGAAAGTTTACTTAACTAGAAGATCAGGAAAAGCCATGGTTACCTCAATCACCATAGATGGCATTTTGAATGCTGTTGAGAATCTTGGATATAAAAACAAAAATTCTCCCAAGTATAAAATACTTGAATTCATGGTAAATCATTACAAAAGCTTTCAGTCACCAGATGAAATCAGATATATTGATACAGACCTTATAGTAAAAGCAGTATGGGAAACAGGCGATGACGAATCAGTTATCAGATCAAAAAAAAAGAATTTCAGCAGCCTGAAAACCGCCATTAATTCTGATCTGGAAAAGCTTTATGAAAAGGGCGATAACTCAGAAGGTATTATTATATCAGCAGATAATACTTTTGTACTCTCAGATCTTGCCAAGAACAAAATAATCACCAATTTCAGTGACTCTTTCAAGATCGACGACGGGCTTTCCCTTGGAAAAGTTTCTGACATTCTGAATTCCATCAGGGATTTCATTTCAAAAATAGACAGTCTAAAAGGCACGGATCTCAAGAATGACATAAATGCAATAAAATCTGTCATAGAAAGCATGGGGGAAAAAGCATCCCAGGAAGATCGGCCCGATGGGAAAAAACTTGTTGAAATTTCCGATGATGAAGAAATAACAAAAAAACATGATCCCTGGCCTGAAGAATTTGATGATGTTGAAGCTGTAGCAGATGATGCAGAAATCATTGAAGTGGACGATGATGAAGAGCTCAAGGTTTTAGAGGATGACTCCGAGATTGTTGAAGTCGAGGACGAAGATACCGAAATCATCGAAGTCGATGAGGATGAAGATCTCGAAGTTTTAGAAGATGATTCCGAGATTGTTGAAGTCGAGGACGAAGATACCGAAATCATCGAAGTCGATGAGGATGAAGATCTCGAAGTTTTAGAAGATGATTCCGAGATTGTTGAAGTCGAGGACGAAGATACCGAGATCATCGAAGTCGATGAGGATGAAGATCTCGAAGTTTTAGAAGATGATTCCG
This window encodes:
- a CDS encoding ParA family protein — translated: MSKIIAIAGLTPGSGKTTVSLNLAASLSIYEKKNLVVDFDSNSEVSNQLKAGITENKVVFERLYPFTDFIPSGFEESSFFKNIAGVCSKTEKVFEIFIKSLSKEYEFVILDIPSKMDFLSTSALAVCEDVIIVNKSNEFNLKAIQRLLLTIFQINKRFKKKINIKGILTWGHSIPLESSLKPWPADLNNHIFKVFIPYENIMDNNEKFQTPFCFNDILSPASISYLEFCRELWREL